In the Desulfobacteraceae bacterium genome, TTGTACAAGCGGGTTTCCATCCAGCGCTTCCTGGCCGACGGGGTGGAATTCAAGAGCGCCGGTGACAGCCACCGTCTGGAGGGCTTCGACACGGTGGTCCTCTCCGAGCGTATGACCCCCATCCGCGAGGCGGCCGCGCACCTCAAGCAGCGCGGCATCGCGCTGCACGTGGTGGGGGATGCCAAAAATCCGCGCACCTTGATGCACTGCTTAAGCGAGGGAGAGGAGATCGGCCGCGAGATCTGAGCCGGCCCCGATCCAAAACCTCTTGGAAGCCTGCGAGGGGACGGAGGTTTTTCCGCCCCCTCGCCTTTTGCAAAACCCCTCCTCGGCCGGCCGCCGGCGTCAGGGGATCAGTTCTCAGAAGGCGGGTGCCCGCCCGCCTGGCGCCGCCACCGCCCCAAAGGCTCCGCAGTATGGCCGCAACCCCCGGATATCTTTCGCCCAGCGCCGCCACAGGCCGCCGGTTTCGCGCCTTGCTGGCGGCGGTCCTGCTGCTGCTTGCCGCCGCCGGCGCCGGTGCGTCTTTCATGGCAGCGCCGCCCCCGCAGGAGGTGGTCACGCTGCGCGCGGTGTGGTCGACGGACGGGGCCCACCCGGGCGGCCGGGCCATGCTGGCGGTGGTGCTCGAGGTTGCCGAGGGCTACCATATCAACGCCGATGCCGCCCAGCTGGTGGTGCCGCCGGGCTTTAAACCCCTGCCCACCCGTGTTGAGGTGACCGATGCAGACGCGGCGCTGGGCGTTGAGGCCCCCCATTTCCCCCCCGCCCGCGCCCTCAAATTGGCGTTCAGCGACGACCCCCTGATGTTCTTTGAGGGGCAGGTGGTGGTTTACCTGCCCGTTATGGTCAACCCGCAGGCCAGCCCCGGCGACCACCCCCTGGATCTCCTGGTGACCTATCAGGCCTGCGACGCCCAGACCTGCCTGCTGCCCCGCAAGGTGCCGCTGGCGCTGACGCTGCCCGTGCGCCCGGCCGGATCGCCGCTGACCCTTCAGGAACCGGCACTGTTCGCCGCCTTCGACGACGCCCGCGCCCTTGCGGCGCCCCAGGCGGTGCGCTTCGATCTCTTCGGTTTGGCCTTCAGCATCGACGCCTCGGCCTGGCTGGGAGTGGCGGTGCTTCTGGCAACCGCGGCCTTGGGCGGGGCGCTGCTCAACTTCACCCCCTGCGTGCTGCCCCTGATTCCCATCAAGATCATGTCCCTGGCCAGCCTGGCCGGCAACCGGCGCCGTTCCCTGGCCCTGGGCCTTGCGATGGGCGCCGGGGTGGTGGCCTTCTGGCTTTTGCTGGGCGCCCTGGTGGCCACGGTCAGCGGCTTCAGCGCCACCAACCAGCTGTTCCAGTACCCGGCCTTCACCATCAGCGTCGGCCTTTTCATCGCCCTGATGGC is a window encoding:
- a CDS encoding thioredoxin family protein translates to MAATPGYLSPSAATGRRFRALLAAVLLLLAAAGAGASFMAAPPPQEVVTLRAVWSTDGAHPGGRAMLAVVLEVAEGYHINADAAQLVVPPGFKPLPTRVEVTDADAALGVEAPHFPPARALKLAFSDDPLMFFEGQVVVYLPVMVNPQASPGDHPLDLLVTYQACDAQTCLLPRKVPLALTLPVRPAGSPLTLQEPALFAAFDDARALAAPQAVRFDLFGLAFSIDASAWLGVAVLLATAALGGALLNFTPCVLPLIPIKIMSLASLAGNRRRSLALGLAMGAGVVAFWLLLGALVATVSGFSATNQLFQYPAFTISVGLFIALMAVGMGGFFHLRLPAFVYRFNPAQETLAGSFGLGILAAVLSTPCTAPFMGAAAAWAATQPPPTTLATFAAIGAGMALPYLVLAAAPALVRRMPRTGPASELIKEVMALLMLAAAAYFVGSGLSVLLASPPASPSRGYWWAVMGFTAAAGLWLAVRTLGITRKIRDRTFFGTLGVLVVLLAVWGGLRLTRGGSIEWVAYSPEAFSTARQNGQSVVLLFTAEWCLNCKALEQGVLSRADVTRRLAAGDVTPIKVDLTGTNPAGKALLKASGALTIPLLIVYGADGREVLRSDFYTAQQLIEALARAQKGDGK